One segment of Plasmodium vinckei vinckei genome assembly, chromosome: PVVCY_04 DNA contains the following:
- a CDS encoding 50S ribosomal protein L9, apicoplast, putative encodes MIKNNFFIYILKTIKLIKRKMRCHFLLITFLYILYLRELTEGYVTYNIVKPNSTLYAVKKKKKKSTKYIDITVSNDNEIGTKGEIKRVKLSHAFNYIIPQKLGYRSTINELVNKEKNENTLRYIDEITKSFIWDYKKKLNDLIIPFEFRKNQNILITQDNLLDYLLRRGIIRENDDMYQKIKSKKIKFSDFGTYPIKYTFMDNISINITVQIIESK; translated from the exons atgataaaaaataatttttttatatatatattaaaaacaataaagttaataaaaagaaaaatgcgttgtcattttttacttattacatttttatatatattatatttgagAGAACTTACAGAGGGATATGTTACATATAACATAGTGAAACCAAACTCTACATTATATgcagtgaaaaaaaaaaaaaaaaaatcgacCAAGTATATTGATATTACCGTGAGCaatgataatgaaataGGAACAAAAG gagaaataaaaagagtCAAATTATCCCATgcttttaattatattataccCCAAAAACTGGGGTATAGGAGTACCATTAATGAATTAGTGaacaaagaaaaaaatgaaaacacCCTTAGATATATAGATGAGATAACAAAAAGTTTTATATGGGActataaaaagaaattaaatgatttaaTTATTCCTTTTGAGTTTAggaaaaatcaaaatattctTATTACCCAGGATAATTTATTAGATTAT CTTCTTCGGAGAGGAATTATTAgagaaaatgatgatatgtatcaaaaaataaaaagcaaaaaaataaagttttCCGATTTTGGTACCTATcccataaaatatacatttatgGATAATATTAGCATAAATATTACTGTACAAATAATTGAAAGCAAGTAg
- a CDS encoding 60S acidic ribosomal protein P2, putative: protein MAMKYVAAYLMCVLGGNENPGKKEIKNVLSAVNAEVEEEVLGNLLDALKGKTYHELISEGLKKLQTVGGAGAAAAAAPVAGDAGNAKKEEKKEEKEEEEEEEDDLGFSLFG, encoded by the coding sequence ATGGCTATGAAATACGTTGCAGCTTATCTTATGTGCGTTTTGGGAGGAAATGAAAACCCAggaaaaaaggaaattaaGAATGTATTAAGTGCAGTAAATGCAGAAGTTGAAGAAGAAGTTTTAGGTAACTTATTAGATGCATTAAAAGGAAAGACTTATCATGAATTAATAAGCGAAGGATTAAAGAAATTGCAAACTGTTGGAGGAGCTGGTGCTGCCGCCGCTGCTGCCCCAGTAGCAGGTGATGCTGGAAATGCTAAGAAAGAAGAAAagaaagaagaaaaagaagaggaagaagaagaagaagacgATTTAGGATTTTCCTTATTCGGTTAA
- a CDS encoding YTH domain-containing protein, putative produces MQSGNYSSIPQIQSARSIYKSPKTKFFLIKSSSDKNISISLNYSIWATTPKNENKFLSAFIENDYVILVFSVNESSKFCGYAIMRSKPGESKNNNVYFYYDDKIFRGKNFDIQWIRIVDVFFHEVTHLKNSLNDNKLIKVGRDGQEIEQMAGMKLCDIFEAKFERMGTFTNFNKIPQAPKIIDTNPNRMIDTTNGEEQKDKIKLYPINNDLNMNYNTFRKLYEESKYNLTNIYNPALHIFPIDLTNMSYDDYIDLYEKSLPVWKQKMQELQLNCNYIKQ; encoded by the exons ATGCAAAGTGGCAATTATTCATCTATACCTCAAATTCAATCAGCTAGGAGTATAT ACAAAAGCCccaaaacaaaattttttcttataaaaAGCTCCtcagataaaaatatttcaatttCTCTAAATTATAGTATATGGGCAACAACACCAAAAAACGAAAATAAATTTCTCAGTGCCTTTATA GAAAATGATTATGTAATTTTAGTATTTTCCGTCAATGAGAGTTCTAAATTTTGTGGCTATGCTATTATGAGATCAAa acCAGGAGAAtccaaaaataataatgtatatttttattatgacgataaaatatttcgaGGAAAGAATTTTGATATTCAATGGATTAGAAT AGTGGATGTGTTTTTTCACGAGGTAACACATTTAAAGAATAGCCTTAATGACAATAAGTTAATTAAAGTAGGAAGAGACGGTCAg gaAATTGAACAAATGGCTGGAATGAAATTATGCGATATTTTTGAAGCCAAATTCGAACGAATGGGCACATTTAC gaactttaataaaattccACAAGCGccaaaaataattgataCAAACCCCAACCGGATGATAGACACTACAAATGGTGAAGAacaaaaagataaaataaaattatatccaATAAACaatgatttaaatatgaattataaTACTTTTCGTAAGCTATATGAAGAGTCAAAATATAATCTaactaatatatataatccagcattacatatatttcctATTGATTTAACAAATATGAGCTATGATGATTATATtgatttatatgaaaaatctTTACCCGTTtggaaacaaaaaatgcaaGAACTGCAATTAAattgtaattatattaagcaataa
- a CDS encoding SECIS-binding protein 2, putative, which yields MKQHTNECTENNYKKCYEERSKFNGKYMKMEENLLGNKIKDEKRSLIKTTIMTTNNNYKNGKPPNGSYINVGNRLVKITFTSQKKMQKDLEKKRMLQMIMNKKKKKKKEFERRKKIINNLSEILAKEKEMGNSYFLPKSLKRKKKKKTQKYIVLEKEIKKSIYNELVESCHIEKNQCLDIIKNRNKWSMKWSTYIFQCLKYENLYYIGIRKRKKITKYSDFIIYRSNHKALQKINSINKKGVNHKHNEQLYSNQYLDYVKQKKVAKRIYYNPDNNILNTLNLDNIKQYDTPHIIQNSSKNQEYVEKDSKKKVNIPLKQEENNIKGKTIEPILVQNVNDTILDTSKESDNTNFQGTNDLNKKIIKENILKNEKILKFIQVSKIEKNTYINDYVDHKITDKLNNMVKDFLKKISKSHDKLLLLKNRRRYYLGMKECYKHICINDPKLVLVAPNIEPTLNNVFDDMINKIACKCKEKNIPLVFALSKNLLGKCIGKCRQSIICIIDNDSYIKECNEIINLANSLKIYK from the coding sequence ATGAAGCAACATACTAATGAGTGTACAGAAAATAActacaaaaaatgttacGAAGAAAGGTCTAAATTTAATGgcaaatatatgaaaatggaagaaaatttattagggaacaaaataaaagatgaaaaacGATCTCTCATAAAGACTACAATTATGacaacaaataataattataaaaatgggaaGCCACCGAATGGTTCCTATATCAATGTAGGAAATAGACTTGTAAAAATTACATTTACAAGtcagaaaaaaatgcaaaaagatttagaaaaaaagagaatgttgcaaatgataatgaataaaaaaaaaaaaaaaaaaaaagaatttgaaaggagaaaaaaaataattaataatctAAGTGAAATTTTAGCTAAGGAAAAGGAAATGGGgaattcatattttttaccaAAAAGTTtgaagagaaaaaaaaaaaaaaaaactcaaaaatatattgttttagaaaaggaaattaaaaagagtATATATAACGAATTAGTAGAAAGTTGccatattgaaaaaaatcaatgtctggatataattaaaaacagAAACAAATGGAGCATGAAATGgtctacatatatatttcaatgtttaaaatatgaaaatctATATTACATAGGAATtagaaaaaggaaaaaaataacaaaatattctgattttataatttatagaTCTAATCATAAAgctttacaaaaaattaatagcataaataaaaaggggGTAAACCATAAACATAATGAACAACTTTATAGTAATCAATACTTAGATTatgtaaaacaaaaaaaggtAGCTAAAAGGATTTACTATAACCCTGACAACAACATATTAAACACATTAAATTTAGATAATATCAAGCAATATGATACACCAcatattatacaaaatagtTCCAAAAATCAGGAATATGTTGAAAAGGactccaaaaaaaaagtgaataTTCCCTTAAAGCAAGAAgagaataatattaaaggGAAAACTATTGAGCCAATTCTTGTGCAAAATGTAAATGACACCATTTTAGACACCTCAAAAGAAAGCGACAATACAAACTTTCAAGGAACTAATgatttgaataaaaaaataataaaagaaaatatattgaaaaatgaaaaaattttaaaatttattcaaGTTAgtaaaatagaaaaaaatacatacatTAATGATTATGTAGATCATAAAATAACAgacaaattaaataatatggttaaggattttttgaaaaaaatatcaaaatcacatgataaattattattattaaaaaatcgaCGAAGATATTATTTAGGAATGAAAGAATGTTATAAGcacatatgtataaatgATCCAAAGTTAGTTTTAGTGGCACCAAATATCGAGCCAacattaaataatgtatttgatgatatgataaataaaatagctTGCAAGtgcaaagaaaaaaatattcccTTAGTTTTTGCTTTaagtaaaaatttattaggTAAATGTATAGGAAAATGCCGACAAtcaattatatgtataattgaCAATGATtcttatataaaagaatgtaatgaaataattaatttggCAAATTctcttaaaatatataaataa
- a CDS encoding asparagine synthetase [glutamine-hydrolyzing], putative, with translation MCGILAIFHSTIETNRLRRKALSLSKILRHRGPDWNGVVVEENQDGTTNVLTHERLAIVDVLSGHQPLYDDTKEICLTINGEIYNHLELRKLVKQDVLDALKSKSDCAIIPNLYKIYKEKLPSMLDGIFAGVISDKKYNTFFAFRDPIGICPLYIGYAADGSIWFASEFKALRVYCVRYVAFPPGHYYMCNNGKGEFVRYYSPNWWKLDSPIPNTKIDLEKIRTTLENAVIKRLMGDVPFGVLLSGGLDSSIIASIISKYLKSIKNGTTDNTNGTCNGNNNLNTLKSFSIGLKGSPDLKAAKEVADFLNTDHTEFHFTVDQGIDVLHDVIYHIETYDITTVRASTPMYILSRLIKSSCIKMVLSGEGSDEIFGGYLYFHKAPNAEEFHRELQRKIHDLHIYDVLRANKSTMAFGIEARVPFLDLEFLDLAMNIDPKEKMCSNNKIEKDILRRAFAGYLPDNILYRQKEQFSDGVGYNWIDGLKEHAEKKISDAQFSRAPFLFPYNTPKTKEAYLYRCIFYQCFPEQCAQEFVPEGPSIACSTSKAIEWDEQFKINPDQSGRYVLNIHKHSKTLEDIKAA, from the exons atgtgtGGAATTTTAGCTATTTTTCATTCAACTATTGAAACCAATCGATTAAGAAGGAAGGCCTTAAGTTTatcaaaaat ATTACGACACCGAGGGCCAGATTGGAATGGCGTAGTTGTCGAAGAAAACCAAGATGGAACAACAAACGTATTAACCCATGAAAGATTAGCAATTGTAGATGTATTATCAGGACACCAACCATTATATGATGACACAAAAGAAATATGTTTAACTATTAATggagaaatatataatcatttaGAATTAAGAAAGTTAGTAAAACAAGATGTTTTAGATGCATTAAAAAGTAAATCAGATTGTGCTATTATTCCAaacttatataaaatatataaagaaaaattaccTTCTATGTTAGATGGTATATTTGCAGGAGTTATtagtgataaaaaatataatacattttttgcatttaGAGATCCTATAGGAATATGTCCACTTTATATAGGTTATGCAGCAGATGGCTCAATATGGTTTGCATCTGAATTTAAAGCATTAAGGGTATATTGTGTAAGATATGTAGCATTCCCACCTggtcattattatatgtgtaATAATGGAAAAGGTGAATTTGTTAGATATTATAGTCCCAACTGGTGGAAATTAGATAGCCCTATACCCAATACTAAAATCgatttagaaaaaatacgTACTACTTTAGAAAATGCAGTAATTAAAAGATTAATGGGTGATGTACCATTTGGAGTTTTATTATCTGGTGGTTTAGATTCATCTATAATTGCATCTataatttcaaaatatttaaaatcaataaaaaatggcaCTACTGATAATACTAATGGAACATgtaatggaaataataatttaaacactttaaaaagtttttcTATTGGATTAAAAGGTTCTCCTGATTTAAAAGCAGCTAAAGAAGTTGccgattttttaaacactGATCATACAGAATTTCATTTTACAGTTGATCAAGGTATTGATGTATTACATGATGTTATATATCACATTGAAACATATGATATAACAACGGTTCGTGCATCTACACCTATGTATATTCTTTCAAggttaataaaaagtagCTGTATTAAAATGGTTTTAAGTGGTGAAGGATCCGATGAAATATTTGGTGGatacttatattttcataaagcACCAAATGCCGAAGAATTCCACAGAGAATTACAAAGAAAAATACATGATctacatatttatgatGTCTTACGAGCAAATAAATCTACTATGGCTTTTGGTATAGAAGCAAGAGTACCATTTTTAGATTTAGAATTTTTAGATTTAGCTATGAATATAGAtccaaaagaaaaaatgtgctcaaataataaaattgaaaaagatATTTTAAGAAGAGCTTTTGCTGGATATTTACCTGATAATATTCTTTACAGACAAAAAGAACAATTTTCGGATGGTGTTGGTTATAATTGGATTGATGGATTAAAAGAACAtgcagaaaaaaaaatatcagaTGCTCAATTTTCTAGAGCTCCTTTCCTTTTTCCATATAATACAccaaaaacaaaagaagcatatttataccgatgtatattttatcaatgCTTTCCTGAACAATGTGCTCAAGAATTTGTACCAGAGGGCCCATCTATAGCTTGCTCTACAAGCAAGGCAATTGAATGGGATGAAcaattcaaaataaatcCTGACCAATCAGGTAGATATGTTTTGAATATACACAAACATTCAAAGACTCTTGAGGATATAAAAGCCGCCTAA